The sequence below is a genomic window from Henriciella marina DSM 19595.
ATGCCGCCATGGGTCTGGATATTCTCTTTGGAAGCAAACCAGTAGGCTTCGCTGGCGGCAAGGCGTGATGCCGCCGCAGCCTCTGGAAGTTCTGCCGCATCCGTCGACAGCGCCCAGGCGCCATAATAGCAGTTAGACCGCGCGATCTGGTTCTTCACATACATGTCAGCGAGCTTGTGCTTGATCGCCTGGTTGCCGCCAATCGGACGGCCAAACGCATAGCGTTCCTTGGCAAATTCAGTCGCCATTTCGAGGCAGCGATCGGCGCCGCCGAGCTGCTCGAATGCGAGAAGCACAGCTGCGCGATCGAGAACCGCGTCATTGTAGTCGCCGCCCTCGCCTGCCGTGCCAAGCCGCTGAGCTGGCGCGCCATCGAACGTAATTTCGGCATGGCTACGTGTCGGCTCCAGCGTGCTGACGGATTTGCGCGAGACGCCTTCACCAGTCAGGTCGACCAGAACGAGGCTCGATCCGGAGCCTTCCTTGGCCAGAACGACGGCATGGGTAGCAATATCGCCGTCGGTCACGGGCACTTTCATGCCTGTAAGCTTCGAGCCGTCAAACGTCGTTTTCATCTTCGAAGGATCAGGATTGCCAGGACCTTCGCTCGCCGCGTAACAGCCGATGACTTCACCGCTGACGACCTTTTCGAGGAGGTCCTTTTTCTGCTCTTCCGAGCCAGCGATCTTCAGCGCTTCGGCAAAGAAATAGGTGGTCGATGCGAACGGTACAGGCGCCAGCGCGCGGCCCATTTCCTCTGCGATCACACAGAGCTCGAGCATGCCGAGGCCAAGCCCGCCATATTCTTCGGGTATGGCCGCGCCAATCCAGCCCATCTCCACGACTTTCTTCCACACACCGTCATGGTGGGTCTTGCTGTCATCATTCAGCACTTCGCGGACATGCGCGGTCGTGCACTGTGCGTTGAGAAATTTTCTGGCTTCACCCGCAAGAAATTTCTGGTCTTCCGAAAAGTCGAAGTTCATTCGGCTCCGTCTCCCTAAATCCTGATATCAGAGCAGGAGAATAGCGCGCCGCCGGGCCCCGTGAAGCCGTCCCGCAAGGTAAGGCCTGTGCGATGGCAAACACGGCAAATTCAAAGCCGTCCATTTACCGGTACGAAAACATACTGTGACAAAGCTCTCCACAGAATTGGAGGACGCAGATGGCCAAGGCCCTTTTTCACAAATCCCAACGGGTTTTCGTCAAGCCTGTCGGCACGTGGGCGCTCATCGAGAAGGTCATTCCGCACTGGGTGAAGGATGTCGAGGAGCCGCTGCGGGTTACCTATGATGTCGGTCTGGGCCGCGAGTTTGCCGCAACAGAACTCGTCTCCGAGGATGTCATGCACGGACGTTCACGCTCACGGCTGGACGACGACCCAACGGCCGAAGAATGGCGTATCCAGCGGGCAAAGAATCGCTGGCAGGACAGCGATGAGATTGCAGCGCACCCTTTTCCCGGGACTTTTCCGGTCGTCATGACGGACGAAAATGATTGGGGCGGCTGGCGGGTGCCGGGCGCTGAATACGACCGGGACCCCCACAAGATCGAGTATCAGGCCCGTCTCATCGTGAACTCGCCGCAGCTTTTGCAAATGGTCCGCAAGATGGCTGAGTTCACCGCCCGCAACCCCGACAAGGCCTCTGAAGAGATGAAAGTCATCCTGAAGCCGGCCAAGGATGTGTTGCGGCATGTCTATGACGTCGCGAGCGCGCCGAAAATGGCCGCGGAGTAATATCAGCCATAGGCGCTCATAGCGATTGAGGGTGCGTCGCAGGCATCCTATCTGTTGTTCAGAACGACAGAGGAAATGTCATGCTGCGCACCGATACGCCCGTTTCGATCAAGCTCGAAGAATATACGCCTTACCCGTTTGAGATCGATGAAGTCGCGCTCGACTTCTCGCTCGACCCGAAGGCGACACGCGTGAAGACCAAGATGAAAGTGCGCCGGACAGCAGATGGCGCCTTTGTTCTGGACGGCGTAAAGCTGACGCTCAACGAGATCCGCCTCAACGGCAAGGCCTTGCGCGACAGCGACTATACGCGCGACGACGAAAAGCTGACGATCAAGACCGTGCCGGACGAGTTTACGCTGGAAACGGATGTCACGATTGACCCCTCGAGCAATACCGCGCTTTCGGGGCTCTATATATCCGGCGGCCGTTTCTGCAGCCAGTGCGAGGCGACCGGCTTTCGCTACATCACCTACTGGCCTGACCGGCCCGACGTGATGAGCCGCTTCCATGTCCGCATGGACGCCGACAAATCGAAGTATCCAATTCTCTTGTCGAACGGCACGCCTGGCGACAGCGGCGATCATTCCGATGGCCGTCATTATGCCGAGTGGGACGATCCGCACCCCAAGCCGTCTTACCTCTTTGCGCTCTGCGCGGGCGACTATGATGTCTGGCGCGACACCTTCACCACGATGAACGGCGACCATGTCGACCTCGGCGTCTACGTCGACAAGGGACAGGCGACGAGCGCCGAATGGGCGATGGAAAGCCTCAAGGCGTCCATGAAGTGGGATGAGGAGCGATTTGCCCGCGCCTATGACCTTGGCGTTTTCAACATCGTGGCCGTTCGCGACTTCAATTTTGGCGCGATGGAAAACAAAGGCCTCAACATCTTCAACTCGGCCTATGTTCTTGCCAGCCAGGAAAGCGCGACCGATGCCGACTTCGAAGCCATCGAAAGCATTGTCGGCCACGAATACTTCCACAACTGGACCGGCAACCGCATCACCTGCCGCGACTGGTTCCAGCTCTGCCTAAAGGAAGGCCTGACGGTCTTCCGCGATCAGGAGTTCTCGTCTGACCTTCGGTCGCGCCCTGTCCAGCGGATCAAGGACGTCATGGGGCTGCGCGCCCGTCAGTTCGCAGAAGATGCCGGGCCGCTCGCTCACCCCGTGCGACCAGACAAATACGGATCAATCGAAAATCTTTACACTGCCACCGTTTACTCAAAGGGCGCCGAACTTATCCGTGCATTGACCGTCCTTATCGGGATGGATGCGTTCGACAAAGGCATGCAGATCTATTTCGACGAATTCGACGGGACCGCCTCGACGATCGAAGACTTCTATGGCTGCTTCGAAAAAGCGTCCGGCAAGGACCTCAGCCAGTTCCGCCGCTGGTATGCACAGGCTGGCACGCCGTCTGTCCGCATCGACGAGGACTGGAATGGCGACACCTCCACGCTGACCCTGTCACTTCGCCAGTCCACACCAGCAACTCCTGGTGAGACCGACAAGCAACCCGTCCCTATCCCGCTCCGTGCGGCCCTCCTTGATGGCAAGGGCGGCCATATCGATGCCGACGGCTGGCAGAACGGTGAAGGCGTTATCGTCCTCGACACTGAGACGAAGACGGTTGAGCTGAAACTGCCGCAGGGCAGCGACAAACCACTTCTGTCGGTCAACCGTCAGTTCAGTGCGCCGGTCCACATCGACCGTGACCTCTCGAATGAGCAGCTGCTCGAGCTGGCCGCAAGCGAGACAGATCCGTTCAACATCTGGGACAATTTCCAGACGCTTGCACGCAGCGAAATCTTCCGTCTCCTGGACAATCCACAATCACCGCCTGACGAGGCACTCATTAGCGCGCTCGCTGACGCCGTTCGCTCAAATGAGAGCGATCCGGCTTTCGCCGCGCTCCTGACGGTCCTGCCGGATATCGGCGAACTCTTCCAGCACCGCGACCCCGTCGACCCGGCCGGTCTCAGCGATGCGCGCAAGCGGCTTCGCAAGGCACTCGGCGAAAACCTGAAATCCGACGCCGAACGAATTCTGGCAGAGCCATCGCCTGCCCCCTTCGAACCAAACGCCGAGCAGGCGGGTATTCGTTCGCTGCGGACCGCGATGATTGGCCTGACCGGCGCGCTTGATACGCCCGACGCTGCCCGTAAGCTGAAAGCGCTGTTCGATGCCGCGCCCAACATGACTGAAAGCCTCGCATGCCTTCGCACGCTCGTCCCGTTCAAGACCAGCGAGCGCGAAGATGCGATCAGCACCTTCTATGAGCGCTGGAAGGACAACCCGCTTGTCATCGACAAATGGTTTGCCGTTCAGGCCGGTCAGGGCACGGCTGAAGACGCGCGCAGGCTGTCCGAGCATCAGGACTTCGACCTGTCGAATCCGAACCGGGTACGCTCTGTTGCGGCCGCCTTCGCCATGACCAATCTGGCCGCCTTCCATGCTCGCGACGGCGAAGGTCACAAGGTCATCGCCGATATCGCGCTCGACACTGATCCCCGCAATCCGGCGCTCGCCGCCAGATTGCTCACCAGCTTCGAGCAGTGGCGCAAACTGGAACCAGTTGCCAAGGCGAGCGCGGAAAGGACGTTGAAGTCACTTCAGGCAGCGTCCCTCTCCAAAAATACGATGGATATTCTGGCGCGCGCGCTGGACTAGAGGTACTGGCCCCACATTAACTCTAACGCAAAGGTTTTCTGGCCATACTCTGGCTGGACCTCCGGGCGTTGATGAGGGGCTAGTCCTTGGCGAAAGTACGAGACAGTGTTGGTCGGGACCGCCGTCCTGAAGCGGCAGCTGTCACGGGGCGCATGCCCGCAACCGTTCTTATCGTTACCTTTCTCATTCTCGTCGCCTCGATCGCCATGGTCGCCTGGAATGTTCAGAACTCCAGAGACCGGGACGCGCTCCATCTTGCACAGCGCGATGCCCTTCTCACCAGCCAGGCCCTGAATGCCTCGGCTGATGAGGCGGCCGCGAACCTCGGCAGGCTGCTTCAGTCTGGTCGGAGACTTTCAGGTATTGAGGCAGAGGAAATTGGCGTCGACAGCCTCATCTCGCTTCAGGCGGCGAAATCGTCGAATGATGAACGCAATCGCCAATTGGCAGAAATGGCGGCATCGATGATCGAGGCCGGCCGGCGCCTGCGCCTGACGCCCTCAAATGAACTCATGCTGGTTCACCCGCTCGATGAGCAATCTGGCATCATCTCGCGCGTTTCGCTCAATCAGTGGCTCAAGGGCGCCAATCAGGCCCAGCGCATCATTCTGGATGGTGATCGAACCGTGTCTATCGGCGGCCAGGGCGTCGCTCCCCCGACAACGACCATTCTCAGCCAGGGACACGGCTATCGCTATTCCGGCCTTTTCGACCGGTCGCTGACCGCATGCGCGCCTGTGGATGGGGCGGCATTCTCTCTCTGCCTCAACCGGTCAAGTCCTTTGCTCACCGCCGACAATGGCATTCAGTTACTGCTCTACCTGATCCTTCTGACGGCTCCGGCCCTCGCGGTGTGCGGTCTCTACTCAAGCCTGTCTTCGCGCGCAGACACCGTCGCCCCGTCAAGCGAAGACGCCCCCAGATCGACACGGATGGACCAGGCTGCATTCAACGGCCGGGTCGGCGCCTGGCAGGTCGCGCTTCAGTCAGGCGATGCCTGGATCAATGATGATGCAGCCCGCCTTTTCGGACTTCAGTTCAGCGGCGAGCTGACAGTGCCGCAATTGCTCGAGCAGGTCTTTCCCGACCATCGCAACCATTTGCGCAACCTCATCGATGGGTGCCGCGCAGGTCAGCCTTTCACGACGACGATCGCAACCGCGATGTCGCGCGGAGAAACCTGGATCGAGCTTCGGGGCGGCCTCGACGACACCGGTGCTGGCCAGACCCAGTCTGTTAGCGGGATCGTTCTGGACGTGACCGAAACGATGCGCCAACGCGAGCGCCACAAATCATCCGAGGCACGGTTGAGACAGGCCATAGAGCACTTCCCTGCTCCCTTTGCCCTTTGGGATAACAAGCAGCGCCTTACCTTCTGGAACGACGCGTTCAGCGAACTTTTTGGTCTGGAAGATGTGGTGCGGGTCGGGGTCGGCTATGAAACTGTCATGTTGGCCCGCAGTGCCAATGTGATCAGCGAACGTGGCTCCCATGACGATTCAAATGTGACCGTCGTCGGTCTTCGAAACGGTCAATGGCTGAAAGTGGTGGAGCGTCGCTCACCGGCTGGTGGCCTCATCACTTTTGGCCTCGATGTCACCCGCGACGTAAAGAGTGAGGACGAACTTACGCAGCAAAAGAAGAAGCTTCGCGCCACCGTCGAAGAGCTTGCACGCTCCGAAGGTCACAATGCAGAGCTTGCCCGCAAGTACAACGAGGAGAAGGCCAAAGCAGAGCGTTCGGCCGACTCCAAAAGCGCCTTCCTCGCCAATATGAGCCATGAGCTGCGCACCCCGCTCAACGCGATCAACGGGTTCTCTGAAATCCTCGTCAATCAGATGTACGGCCCACTTGGTGACAAGCGCTACAGCGAGTATGCGCACGATATCCTGACCTCCGGCCAGCACTTGCTGGACATGATCAACGACATCCTCGACATCGCCAAGATCGAAGCGGGCAAGATGACAATTGATCCGAAACCGATCGATCTCGTCGATCCTGTCGACGCAGCCGTGCGGATGATCCGCCGTAAGGCAGAGGATAAAAGCATCGAGCTTTCACTACAGGCTCAAGAGCCATTGCCAGAGGTGGACGCAGACCACCGCGCTGTGCGTCAGATGATGCTGAACCTGCTCTCCAACGCGATCAAGTTTACCGATCCGGGCGGCCGCATTCTGGTCGTCGTTCAGCAGAAGAACGATTTTGTCCGTGTGGCCGTGCGCGATACTGGCGTTGGTATTCCTAAGGAACACCTGCCGCGCCTCGCCCAGCCGTTTGAACAGGTTCAGGAAACGCGCGAACGCAATTATGACGGTACGGGTCTGGGTCTCGCGCTCACGAAATCCTTTGCGGAAATGCATGGTGGCCGCTTCTCCATCGCAAGCGAAGTCGGCCGCGGCACGATGGTGAGCTTCTACCTGCCGGTCAGCAAGGATACGGCGCGCCCAAAGGTCAGCGTCGCTTAGACGGCCACGTTCAGTCTTCGACGGTTTCTTCGCGGTCGACCGCTTTCTCGGCGATGAACGCGGCTGCTTTCTCGACGCACTGACGCCCGGCATCAGCCAGCGCTCGTGCGCGGACAAGATCGCCCTGTCCGGGTACGTGAGAGCTAGCCAAAAGCGTATGCTGAGCGACCGGTTCGCGGCTGCGCCCATCCAGCAGGGTCAGCTGCAGCTGACAGACACCTTCGGTGCCACGCAGATAGAATTGCGTGACCCGCCAGTAGAGCTCGTACGCGCCGCTGACGCCCGTCACATCATCGACTGCAAGGCCGGCAGACGAGGTGCTGAATGCATCCAGAAGATTGATCTGAAACATGCGCGTTGACCGTTCGGCCCAGGCGACTTCGGGCACAACCTTGAAACCGTCATCCTCGCTCTGTGAAATGATCTTGCGTGATGCGAACAGGCGCGAGGCATCTGGCTCGCGGATCACGACATTGGTCTGAAGCTCGGCCAATGCCTCGGGGTCGGGCAGCTGATAGACTGCGCGAGGTTCTGGCTGTTCCGGCAGCACTGACACGCAACCGCCCGCCGCAATCACAGCGGCCAGACCAGCGCCTGCACAGAGTTTGTGTATGGTGGTCATTCGCCGTCTCTTTCATATGGAAGCGGTTCGTTGCGAAGCAGGCCCTGCGGGTTTTGCTCGATTTCACGTGTCAGTCTGTCGAGCCGCGAAATCAATGTCCGCATATCCTGTGCGATCAGACGAAAATCGACAACCGCGTCGGTACCCGGCCCTTCGATCACTGATGCTGCGGAATCAACGGCGCTTTCGACACGTTCGATGGCCGAACGGGCAGAGGCGGTCACGTCTTCAAGGCCGGTCGTGATTTCAGATATCTCATCCCCGATGCGTTTGACCTCAACGCTCGCATCTCGGCCGAGCTGGCCAAGGTCCTGCGACGCCTGATTGAAACTCAGCGCGGCGGAATTAGCGCTGGCCAGCAGGTCGTTCACATCGGTGAAAAGCTCACCATTGCCGCTAAGGGCGGCGGTAATGGCTTCGACATTCTGCACGCTGCTGGAGACCGCATCGATGTTTTCCTGGCTGAGCAGCTCATCGATACGTTCAAGCGCCAGCGTCGCCCGGCCCATGACCTCCGCACCGCTCGATACAAGCGCGCTCAGAGGGTTCGAGATGGTCTCGATTTCCGGCACATTCGCATCGGAGGCACGCTTCAGCCACTGCGCATTCGGTGAGCCCGCATTGATCTGGATGAACGTAACGCCGGTAATGCCCGCAAATTCAATCGTGGCGGTGGAGTCAGTCTTCACCGGCGTTTCATTGTCGACGCGAAAGCGTGCCCGCACCTTGGAGGCGTCGTCACGGTCGATACCGATGGAGGTTACTTCGCCGACCTTGATGCCGATATAGCGGACCGACGCACCCTCCTCGAGCGTAACAGGGCCTTCGAAGACGGCGTCATAGACATCATAGTCGCGGTTGAACTGTGACTGACCTAGCCAGAGGACAAAGCCGAGCGCCGCCAGCGCGGCGACAATAACGAAGGCGCCAATCAGCGCGTAATTTGCACGTGTTTCCATCAGCTCGCTCCCGCTTGGGCGGCGCGGCCACGCGGGCCGCAGAAATAGTCCTGTATCCAGGGATCGTCGTCCTGGCGAAGCTCTTCGATCGTTCCGGCTGCCAGAACCTTCTTGCGGCCGAGCACCGCGATCCGGTCGCACGTTGCGACAAGCGTATCAACGTCATGTGTGACCAGAAAGACGGTGAGAGACAAGGCGCTCTGCAGATCCCGCACAAGTGTGTCGAACCCGGCAGCCGTGATCGGGTCGAGTCCGGCTGTCGGTTCATCGAGAAACAGGATTGGCGGATCGAGCGCCAGCGCGCGAGCCAGCGCGGCGCGTTTGCGCATCCCGCCTGAGAGGTCCGATGGAAATTTAGGGCCGGCGCTATCATCAAGGCCGGACATGCGCAGCTTCTGGTCAGCAAGCTGCTTCATCAGCGGCTCGGGCAAGTCTGTATGTTCGCGCATAGGGACCATAACGTTCTCGCGGACAGTAAGGTTCGAAAAGAGCGCACCGTCCTGGAACATGATACCCCAGAGGTTCTGCACCTCCCGCAGATCATCGCCTTCAAGATCAGTGACGTTCTTGTCGAAGACCTCGACCGTACCGGTCTCTGGCCGCTTCAGCCCGACAATCGCCCGCAACAGCACGGACTTGCCAGTTCCCGAAGGGCCGATCACACCGAGGATCTCTCCCCGTTTTACGTCCAGGTCGAGTTCTTCATGCACAACATGCGTGCCGTAGGCCGTGGTCAGTCCGCGGACCTTGATCGCGATCTCCTCGCTCATATGCCAAGCTCCAGATAGAAGACGGCAAACAACGCATCGATAACGATTATGGAGAAGAGCGCCTGCACCACTGACTTGGTCGTCGACTGGCCGAGCGACTGAACGCTGCCACCGACAAGAAGACCCTGACGGCAGCCGATCAACGCGACAACCAGACCGAAAACGGGTGCCTTTGACATGCCCACCCAGAAATTCTGGATCGGCACATAACTCTGCATCCGGTTCATGAAGACCGTTGGGTTGATGTCGAGCGCAAGCCAGCTGACAAATGCGCCGCCGCCAATACCAAAGAGGACGGCGATAAGGGTCAGCACCGGGGTCATGATCAGCATCGCAAAGGCGCGCGGCACCACAAGCACGTCCATCGGGTTCAGCCCAAGCGTGACCATTGCATCAACTTCCTGGCGCATGCGCATGGCCCCGATCTGGGCGGTAAAGGCTGAGTTGGTGCGGCCCGCAAGGATGATCGCCGTCAGGATGACGCCAAACTCCCGCAGAACGGCGATCCCGACGAGTTCGACGGTGAATATGGTCGCGCCGAAAGCTTCAAGCGTGGTTGCCCCGATAAAGGCCACGACCATGCCGACGAAGAAGGATAGAAAGGCGACGATCGGCACAGCATCGAGGCCAGAATCTTCCATGACAGAGACAAGCGCCGTCCAGCGCATCTTCGATGGCCGGGTCACGATGTGCATCATCGCAAGTATCGTCTCGCCGAGGAAGGCGAGGGTTTCCACGGTCTCTTCGATGAAATGCGTCGCTGCGCGGCCCGTCCGCTCCAGTAGGTCGACAACGCCGAATTCGCGCTTTGTCGTCTCGTCACCACCTTCCGGGCGAAGCTCAGTGGCCTGCTTCAGGAGGGCGGCAACCTTGTCGCTTGCCTCGACAGGTTTGACTTCGGAGGCGCCCGCCCTGCAGGCGAACCGGTCAATAATGAAGGCACCCGCCGTGTCCAGACGCTCCAGATCCGAGCAATCAGCTTCAAGTACATCGATGCCGGACACCGATATCTCAGCGAGCTTATCGGAGACCTTGCCGATTGAATGGATGGTCCACGCACCCGACAGGGTCAGCCGTCCGCGCGAGGCGTCGCTTTCAAACTGGAAGTCGGGCCCGTCTGGCATTCGCCGCCTGATACCTTGCTGGTTAATGTCTGCGCGCTCAGACCTTGAGCATGACGGGAACCGTCTTACAACGTCCGGCTGTAACCCCAGAGCTTATTGCATATGACAACGCTTTCAATCGAACATGTTTCCTCACCGCTGGCACAGGCCTTTTCCATCTCGCGTGGTGCGAAGACGTCGGCCGAATCGGTTCTCGTGACACTGACGCGCGGCGAGAAACGCGGTCGCGGTGAAAGCGTTCCTTACGGTCGGTATGGCGAAACCATCGAATCGGTGGTGTCGGCCATCGAGGCCCAGCGCGGCGCGATCGAAGCGGGGCTCGGCCGGCAGGAGCTTCAGGGCCTGATGCCAGCCGGCGCGGCCCGCTGCGCCCTCGATTGCGCGATGTGGGATCTCGAAGCCAAGGAAAGCGGCAAACCGGTCTGGCAACTCGCAGGCCTGCCGGAACCCCAGCCGCTCGAAACCTGCGTAACCGTAGTGCTTGGCGAAGCCGCCGATATGGCGCGCGCCGCAGCGGATGCGCCTGGCAAACTGCTCAAGGTAAAACTAGGGGGTGGTGGCGACATGGAGAGGGTTCGCGCGGTGCACGAGGCGCGTCCCGATGCGCGGCTGATCCTCGATGCGAATGAACAATTGGAGGCAGGCGCCCTGCCCGGCCTTGCGCGAGAGGCAGCAAAGCTGGGCGTTGTCCTGATCGAGCAGCCCTTTCCAGCCGGCGAGGACGGTGCACTTCTGAAACGCCCGCCGGAAGTCGCCATCTGCGCGGACGAAAGCGCACACACGCGGGCGCAGGTTCAGGATCTCGCGCGCATGTATGATGTCATCAATGTGAAGCTCGACAAGACAGGCGGCCTCACCGAAGCGCTGGCAATGGTCCGCGAGGCAAAGGCCTGCGGACTGGGCGTCATGGTCGGCTGCATGGTTGCGGGTTCGATCAGCATGGCACCTGCTGCATTGCTTGGCGCCCTTGCCGACGCTGTCGATCTCGACGGGCCGCTCTGGCTTTCGAAGGATGTAGATTACGGCCTGAAATATGAGGGCGGCACCGTCTTCCCGCCCTCAAGAGAGTTGTGGGGCTAGGCCTCTTCAGCCCCCGTGGAATAACGGCGGGCTTGGCATTCTGGCGACGCTCGTCGAGAGAAGATGACCCCAGATCTGCGTATTCAGCGCCGTCGCCTCCTCATCATCCCTCGCTTCGAGCTGCGTCTGCAGCTCGATCAGCTTCTCAGCCAGCGCATTGCGGGTCTTTCGAAGGTCCGAAAGCCGTAGCGATGGAGCCTTAGGCACATCGTCCTCCATGCCCCCAGCCTGCAGCAGGCTGCGGATACCGGTAATCTCCGTGACCAGCAGATCTGCTTCTTTCTCAAGAAGCTCTCCTGCCATGACGGCAAGCAATCCGGACATCCGGGCATGACCGGCCGCATAATGACCTTCCAGATGCGGTACGACATCCCTGCCCAGCGTGGCACCGATCCGTCCAAGGATCATCGTGATATCGCTCATGCAGGAACTCCGTGTTTTACAGCCAGCCGATGGGCAAGCATGGTTTCGTGCGCGCAATGCGTAAACCAGCCTGAAAAGGCGAGGATCGGGTCGTCATTCTTTCCGTCCGCATAGGCGCGAGCCGAAGAGATCCAGATACCGAGACCTTTCAGGTGCGAGAAAAGGCTCCACCATTCAAAAGCTTGCGGATCAAAGCTGCAGCCCGAATTTTGCTGCCAGATTGCAATCGCCTCGTCCCAAGGCAGGAGGCCCGCCGCGAGCGCGTCGTCATTGCCGCCCCAAAGCGGGTCGGTCGCCCAGCCAAGGTCCTCATAGGGGTCACCAATATGGGCCATTTCCCAATCAAGGATGGCATTTATGCCTCCCTGCCCATCGTGAAGGTAGTTACCGGTCCTGTAGTCTCCATGGACCAGAGACATGCGCTGCGCCGGTGGCGGCGGGTTGGACGCAAGGTAGCGGATAGCGGCTTCGGCGACCGGTTGCGGCTCGCGCGCATTTGCCCGAATCTCACCGGCCCAGTGATCAAGCTCACGCTTCCAGCATGTGTCCGGCGCCGGCGTGTCAATCTCATTCTTGATCGGGGCGTCCTGGATGTCGATCGCGGCAATCTCGCCCAGATATCTGAAGAAATCGCGTCCAAGCGGTGCGCGGTTCTCACCCAGCCCATCAAGGCTGAAAGGGTTGAGCGGTTCGCCGCCTTCTATCCGCCCCATGACAAAAAAAGGAGAGCCCAGCGCCTCATTTCCGGTTTCGAGAAATAGAGCCTCTGGCGCCGGTATCGCGCCCTTGCCGTAGGCGCTGCGGATGGCAGCGAACTCAACACGTCTTTCTGTCTCGATGAGGCTGTCAGGGGGATCCTTGCGCAGGATCACCCCCTTGGTCTTCGGCACACCCGCATCCTCATAGGCAAGGTCGACGGAATAGGTTTCCCGGCTGGCCCCGCCATGAATGCGGTGCATCGCCGTGATTGAAAGGTTGCTCGCGCCTGGCATATGCCTTTCGGCATAGCGGGCGAATTTTCTGGCTAGCGCGGGCTCACTAATGGGCTGCTCAGGCATCGAGCAGGCCCGACCAACCAGACGGTGCGTGCGGCCCGATAAAGAGCTGCTCCAGCGCGCCGATGCCTTCCGATGACTTTCCGTCCGGGCCCTCATGGGTCACCTTTGAGATCGCCTGGATGTGCAGATTAGTCGGCTCGTTCCACGCCAGGACACCCGGCTTGAAGTCCTCGCGCTCAATCGCAAACGCACCCTTGTAGACGCCATGGGCCCAGTCTGGATGTCCATAACCGAGGCCCTTCATCTGGAAGGTGGCGATAGGCTCGTAATGGACCTTGTGAAGTCTGTCCTGCGTATCCTTCACTTCCAGCAGGCCCTTGCTGATGCGGCGCGTCCCGGCCTCGTATTCGCAGGTGAACTTCGGCTCCTCAAGATGCTGCAGGCCTTGCGCATCCGCGCCGTCCATTCCCAGGACCGAGCGCGTATTCCAGCTCTTGCCGTGCTCGTCTTCGTTG
It includes:
- a CDS encoding ABC transporter permease, with amino-acid sequence MPDGPDFQFESDASRGRLTLSGAWTIHSIGKVSDKLAEISVSGIDVLEADCSDLERLDTAGAFIIDRFACRAGASEVKPVEASDKVAALLKQATELRPEGGDETTKREFGVVDLLERTGRAATHFIEETVETLAFLGETILAMMHIVTRPSKMRWTALVSVMEDSGLDAVPIVAFLSFFVGMVVAFIGATTLEAFGATIFTVELVGIAVLREFGVILTAIILAGRTNSAFTAQIGAMRMRQEVDAMVTLGLNPMDVLVVPRAFAMLIMTPVLTLIAVLFGIGGGAFVSWLALDINPTVFMNRMQSYVPIQNFWVGMSKAPVFGLVVALIGCRQGLLVGGSVQSLGQSTTKSVVQALFSIIVIDALFAVFYLELGI
- the dgcA gene encoding N-acetyl-D-Glu racemase DgcA, with the protein product MTTLSIEHVSSPLAQAFSISRGAKTSAESVLVTLTRGEKRGRGESVPYGRYGETIESVVSAIEAQRGAIEAGLGRQELQGLMPAGAARCALDCAMWDLEAKESGKPVWQLAGLPEPQPLETCVTVVLGEAADMARAAADAPGKLLKVKLGGGGDMERVRAVHEARPDARLILDANEQLEAGALPGLAREAAKLGVVLIEQPFPAGEDGALLKRPPEVAICADESAHTRAQVQDLARMYDVINVKLDKTGGLTEALAMVREAKACGLGVMVGCMVAGSISMAPAALLGALADAVDLDGPLWLSKDVDYGLKYEGGTVFPPSRELWG
- a CDS encoding MlaD family protein; the protein is METRANYALIGAFVIVAALAALGFVLWLGQSQFNRDYDVYDAVFEGPVTLEEGASVRYIGIKVGEVTSIGIDRDDASKVRARFRVDNETPVKTDSTATIEFAGITGVTFIQINAGSPNAQWLKRASDANVPEIETISNPLSALVSSGAEVMGRATLALERIDELLSQENIDAVSSSVQNVEAITAALSGNGELFTDVNDLLASANSAALSFNQASQDLGQLGRDASVEVKRIGDEISEITTGLEDVTASARSAIERVESAVDSAASVIEGPGTDAVVDFRLIAQDMRTLISRLDRLTREIEQNPQGLLRNEPLPYERDGE
- a CDS encoding ABC transporter ATP-binding protein translates to MSEEIAIKVRGLTTAYGTHVVHEELDLDVKRGEILGVIGPSGTGKSVLLRAIVGLKRPETGTVEVFDKNVTDLEGDDLREVQNLWGIMFQDGALFSNLTVRENVMVPMREHTDLPEPLMKQLADQKLRMSGLDDSAGPKFPSDLSGGMRKRAALARALALDPPILFLDEPTAGLDPITAAGFDTLVRDLQSALSLTVFLVTHDVDTLVATCDRIAVLGRKKVLAAGTIEELRQDDDPWIQDYFCGPRGRAAQAGAS
- a CDS encoding phosphotransferase family protein, with the translated sequence MPEQPISEPALARKFARYAERHMPGASNLSITAMHRIHGGASRETYSVDLAYEDAGVPKTKGVILRKDPPDSLIETERRVEFAAIRSAYGKGAIPAPEALFLETGNEALGSPFFVMGRIEGGEPLNPFSLDGLGENRAPLGRDFFRYLGEIAAIDIQDAPIKNEIDTPAPDTCWKRELDHWAGEIRANAREPQPVAEAAIRYLASNPPPPAQRMSLVHGDYRTGNYLHDGQGGINAILDWEMAHIGDPYEDLGWATDPLWGGNDDALAAGLLPWDEAIAIWQQNSGCSFDPQAFEWWSLFSHLKGLGIWISSARAYADGKNDDPILAFSGWFTHCAHETMLAHRLAVKHGVPA